The Alcaligenes faecalis sequence TGCTGGGCAGAAGCTGCGCATTCGAGCCACACCAGCGATTTATTTTGCCGATGGCAGTCGTGTGGATGGTTGGTTACCCGCTGCCCAGTTGCAGTCGCGCTTGGACGCTGCTGCCCAGTAAGTATTCTGGCTGGTCTTGAGCTAGAGCAACCCGCTTTCGAGCGGGTTTTTTATGCCCGTGTGTTATGAAAACTATAATTATTTGCTCTGTGGGTATTTTAAAAAAACAGTATTGGAAAATAATCCTGATCACTTTCAGAGGGTAAGACGGGCATTGTTTTGAAGACAAAAAATTTCAAAAGCCACATTTGACCATTCTTTACTTTGTGCTCTGTACCCTAGAAGTGATAATTCCAACTATTGATAAAAAATAGTATTGTCGGCCTGCGCTTGGTTCATCGCTGCACTGACAATAATTAAATAGTAGGCGCTTATGGAACATGCACGCTGCGTGTTGATCGTTTTGGAAGAAGGCGAGGGCTTGCATTACTGGCAGGAGCAATTGCGGGTTTTCGGTACCAAGACAAGCGTTGTCAGATCCTTGGAGCAGGTAGCCGAGGCACGCCTGAGTCAGGCTGATTTGTTGCTGTTCCCCGTCGAGGCGGGCTACGTGCCGTTAATGGTGGCCAAATTGCGCAATGACTTCGGCTCTTTGGGCGTTGTGGCCGTTCAGTCCGGTTTGTCTGCCAGTGCGCGAGTACAACTGTTGCTGACGGGGGCAGATGCCTGTCTGGCTTTGGATGTGCAAGCTCCCGAGCTGATGGCCTGGTGTCATGCTGTGCGCCGCCGGAATGTTTATGCGGCTGTGGATGCCTCCCAGGCCGCGCACGAGACTCAGGATCATAGCGGGCAGCAGGAATGGGTCTTGCGAGACAAGGGCTGGACGCTGGTGGCTCCCAATGGTGTCGGCCTGGAGCTGACGCATAGCGAGCGTCAATTAATGGATGCATTTATACGGCATGCCGATGCCCGTTTCAGCCGTGAAGACCTGATGCGCGACAAGGGATTGGCTGCCAGCGACAGCCGTGCCGTGGATTCTTTGATCAGCCGTTTGCGCCGCAAGGCCAGCCAGGCGGGTGTGGCCTTGCCGATCAAGTCGGTGCATGGCTGGGGCTATACCTTTACGGGTAAATTAACCGCCCAGCAAGAGCCGCAAGATACCGAAATTATGGAGTTTTACGCCCCGCGAATCGAGCAAGAAGCGGCCCAGCCTACGCAGATGGAGCTGCTGCGTGCCTTGGAAACGCTGGATGTGCTCGATCTCCAGGCCAGCGAAGCACTGTCTTTTTCTTATCAGTTGCGTGTGTCCACGAGTACGGGTCAGTACAGTGGTGTGGATGCTCAGGTGTTCTGGACAGCGCCTACCGGCCTGCGTTTGTCCTCGGATCTGGTGCTGCGTCATATGCCGGACTTGATTCGCCGCCAGGCTTTGTGTGAATGGATGCTGCGCACCTTGATGGCCGATGTGCGTCGTTGGTGGCAGGAGTATTCGCTGCGTGCCAGCCATATTGGCCTGAAACTGCCTGTCGATATGCTGCTTCCCATCTATAAGCACATGCCTGCTATGTTGCGTCAGTTTGAATTGCAGCCTTGCTGCGTGGAGCTGGATTTGTTCAGCGACGAGGAGCTGGAAGAAACGCCGGAACTGTTCCAGGCCCTGCAGTTCCTGAAGGAGCAGGACTTTCAGGTCTGGCTGACGAGTACTGATATTGAAAACAACAGGCTCAACCGTTTGCGCGGCTGGCCGATCCGTGGCGTTAAGCTGGAGGCGGAGGTCATTCAGCGCGCATGCCGTGAGCCCACGTTCAAGGCTTTGCTGGAGACCGGATGCCATTTGCTGAGCGAGCAAGGTTTTGAGGTTGTCATTAAAGGTGTAGATAACCTGGAGCAGCGTGATCTGGCTTTGGGGCTGGAGTTGGGGCATTATCAGGGCCGTTTGACCTCGGAGCTAATGTCCGAAGACGGTTTCTTGCTGACGCTAGCCAGCAGTGAGCCTTCTTTTGCCCAAGGTCACGAAGCCTCCCGACGCTTGAGCGGGAGTGTTTTGTAAGCTGCCTTAGTATTAATTATCTCTATGTGTAACTTTGCTTAAGTATTTTAAGCCCGAGGCCGTTACCCAGCTTGTTCGATGGGGCCCCCTGGCAGGCCGACCGCTTTGACACGGTCGGCTTTTGCATACCTGGGACCTGTCTTTTCAGCGTTGCTCGGGGAATATGATGCGTTTGGGTTTGAAACAGAAATTGTGGTTACCATTGATCTTGGGCTTGACGGCTTTGGCGGCGGTTTTTGCGTTTGTGAACTATCAGCTCTATCAGGCACAGATGCAAGAGCGAAAAAGTAGTTTGCAGCATATCGTCAATATTGCCGTAAACATTACGCAGGACTACCAGCAACTGGTCAGCAAAGGCGTCCTTAGCAAGGACGAGGCGCAAAAACAGGCACTGCAACGCATCGGCAGTATCCGCTTTGGACAGGAAGGTTACGTGTCGGTGTTATCCACTGACGTCGTGTCCATTATGAACCCCACCCGACCGGATCTCGATGGTCAGGACGTCAGCGCCGTGGTCGATAGTAATGGCGTACACCCTTTTGCCGAAATGAGCCGTATTGCTCGTGATGATGGCGAAGGGTTTCTGGAGTACCACTGGCCCAAACTTACCGACAAGAGTAATGCTCCCAAACTGGCCTATGGTAAAGGGGTGGCCCAGTGGGACTGGGTGCTGACCTCGGGTGTGTATATCGACAATATCAAGGCCAGTTTTCAGAGCAACCTGCTGAGCTCCTCGGTGGTGTTTTTGTTGATTATTGTGTTGGTGTCGGCAGTTACCGTGTTTCTTGCGCGGCAGATTCTTGCTGAGCTGGGTGCTGAACCCACCGTTTTGCATGGCGCTGCCCAAGCCATTGCTGATGGTGACTTGCGGGTTGCTCATTCTCTGCGTTCGATTCCAGACAATAGCGTGATGGCGTCCCTCGAGCAGATGCGTTTGAAGTTGAATGACGTTATGCACACCTTGCAGCACAGCAGCGCAGTGATTGCAGACGATACCTCGCAACTGTCCGTGGGCAATCTGGAGCTGTCCAGTCGCACCACTCAACAGGCTGCGGCCTTGCAGGAAACAGCGTCGGCCATGGAAGAGATGACGGGCACAGTGCGCATGAGCGAAGAAAATGCCATGCGAGCCGAGGAGGTCTCCAGCCAAGTGCAGAAAACCGCTCAGCATGGTGGTCAGATGGTCAGTGAGCTGGTGGATCGCATGGATGCGATTCGTGACTCCAGCAGCAAGGTGGCAGACATTACGACGGTGATTAACTCGATTGCTTTCCAGACCAATATTCTGGCCTTGAATGCGGCTGTGGAAGCAGCACGGGCCGGTGAGCAAGGTCGAGGCTTTGCAGTGGTAGCCGGTGAAGTGCGTGCCTTGGCGCAGCGCACCACGGCCTCTGCTCAGGAGATTGCTCAATTGGTGGAGGCGTCTTCCGACAGTACTCGGGAAGGGGCGAAGTTGATGGGACAGGTGGGCGAGGTGATCGACGAGATGGTCACTGGCAGTTCGCAAGTGATGACGATTGTGCATGAGATTGCCGCTTCTACCCGTGAGCAAACGATTGGTATCGAGCAAATTAATGTGGCCGTTGGGCAGTTGGATTCAGCCACCCAACAAAACGCGGAGATGGTGAATCAGGTGGCACACACCTCCAGCGAGTTGCAGGACCAGGTGCAAGAGCTGGATCGTTTGATTCAGGCTTTCCGCCTGGAGTGATAAATGGCGATATCTCGCATTAGCCAAGGGGGCGCTGATTATTTTTGATCGTATACTGCTTCTTGGTACTGGGATTGTCCTGCGGCAAACCGGCGTTTAGGAGGATGTATGTTGCGCGCACCTGTTGTTGCTGTATTGATGGTGGGAATGTTTGGGTCGGCTTGGGCGGCTACGCTGCCCTCAGCGCAGGGTGAGGTTCAGGCGCACGAACATCATGAACGCATACTGAGTTTGCAGCACAATGATCTGGTGCAAGGCAGTTGGCAGCACAGTGGTGATGTGGCGCTGGAATTGTTCGGCCCGGATGGCCAGGCGATTCGTCACTGGGCGGATGAGCCGGGACGGGATGGTTCTTTTGGTTTTATTGCCAGTACAGCAGGCGAGTATCGTTTGCGTGTGCTGGGGCAGGGTGAGTATCAGTGGCAGGTGAAATCCGTCACAGCGCCGCAAACGCCCGTTCAGGCCGAGCCTTTGCAAGGTGATGTGATCCGCCAGTGGAGCATGCGTTTGCGGGCGGGTGAGTCGTCTCGCGGTTTCTGGGACTATGTGCAACGTGTAGGTTCACCTTTGGTGGAACGCTACAGCAATACGCATGATCGCGTCACGTTTGTCTGGCGCGGTGCCCGAAACGAGGTTCGTCTGCATGGTGGGCCCTTCTCGTATAGCGATCGTATGCATCGCTTGGGTGAGTCTGATATCTGGTATATCACCTACGATTTGCCGCGTGATGCCCGCTTTGCCTATCGCATGGCACCGGATGTGCCTTATGTAGGCCAGAATCTGGCACGTGAAGTGTTGCGTGCGGCCTTGCAGCGGGACCCGCTTAATTCCAGGGCGCTGCCGGAGAACAGCAAGGATCTGTTCGATGGCGAGTCGGTCTTGCGTTTGACGCAGGCACCGGCCCAGGTGGTGAGTCTGGAGTCGCAACAGTTGGGACAGGGGCAATGGCGTACGGAACGCCTGCCCAGCGAGGCTTTGGGTGTGGAGCGGCAGGTGCAGATTTATCAGCCTGCTGGCACTCGAGCCCAGGACATTGATCACACCTTGATTTTGTTTGATGGCCGTGACTATCGGGATTTGGCGCGCGCGCCCGCCATGCTGGATTCCTTGATTGCGCAGGGGCGCGTGGAGCCTATGTGGTTAGTCCTGGTGGACAACCCGGGCATGGCGGAGCGGGCACGGGAGTTGCCGCCGAATGAGGCTTATATCCAGTTTCTGGACACGGAGCTGATGCCTTGGTTGCAGGCCCAAGGGGTGCAGTCGGCAGCGGACAAGACGGCGATTGGCGGTTCCAGCTATGGGGGTTTGGCGGCCATGCATGCGGCTTGGCGTTTGCCGCAGTGGTTTGGCAATGTTTTGAGTATGTCCGGCTCGTTTTGGTGGGCTCCCGCTGGCCAGGCGCGTGGGCAGTGGCTGACGCGGCAGATGGCGGATTCGCCTGCTGTGCCGGTGAAGATTTATATGAGCGCCGGGGTGTTTGAGTCCTCAGGCTCCAGCCGGGATGTCAGCCTGGTGCAGGCTAATCGCCATTTGGATGATGTGCTGCGGGCCCGGGGGTATGACGTGCGTTACGTGGAAAGTGCGACGGCGCATGATTTCGTGGCGTGGAGGGATGCGTTGGCGCTGGGGCTGGAGCATTTGTTTGGGGTTGAACATGAAGAGGCTCCGGCTGAGCGGAAGAGGTAGCTGCAGTTGGGCTTATAGGCGGTGAGGTACGGGCTACAGACGGGCTCAGGAGTCTGGACCGGGGGGCTGTTCGAGTCGGGGCAGGCTCCGGCTGGGCTGAGCACTTGCTGGTGCTGCGCACCGGTGCCCTGGTCAAGAGAGAGCGACGGGCGCATCCTGAACTCGCCGGGTACTTGGTCCCCCGTACATGGACGCCCCTGTTTTGCCAAGCACTCACTTCATGTTGGACAGTGGGTCGAGATTGCACCCGTACATTCGGACTTGATTGCCGCGTCAGCGGCGGTCCCTGATGGGTTTTGCTGGTTGGTGCCTCAATCGGACCAGCGCACTGCGTTGTGCCTGGGGGACATCGGGTTTAACCAACCACGGTCTGACCTATCTTGCCATCATGTCGTGCTTGCCTGAGCAATCGGGGGAAGGGTTAATAGTGGTTTTTAAAGGGGAGCTCAGTTCAGCCTGACTATGAGCCGTCAGGCGTATAGTCAGGCTGGAAGGTTCGTTGATTGGCCAGTAACGCCCAGACGATACGGGCATTTTTGTTGGCTAATGCAACCGCCGCTACGTTGGTGTGAGATCGCTGCAAGAGTCGTTGTAGCCAACCGGTGGGCTCTGCGGCTTGCCGCGCACGATAGATTACCGCTCGAGCGCCATGAATTAACAAGGTACGCAGATATTGATCTCCTCGTTTGCTGATTCCCAGGAGCACGGACTTGCCACCACTGGAGTGCTGCTTGGGCACTAAGCCTAGCCACGCGGCTAACTGTCGGCCATTGGTGAAGTTTTTGGCATCGCCGATCGTGGCAACCAAGGCACTGGCGGTGATCGGGCCAATGCCCGCAATTTTCTCAAGTCGGCAGCTCGCTTCATTGGCCTTATGCCAGGCTTTAATCTGCCGCTCCAACTCATGGACCTGTTTATCCAGTTCTTTTAAGTGATCCAGGAGCCGGAGTATGAGTAATCGAAATGAGCCTGTCAGCTCCTGATTCGCCTGCTCGAGTAGCGCAGGGACACGTGTATGCAGGTGAGAGATTCCCTGTGGGACGATCAGCCCGAACTCAGCCAGCAATCCGCGGATCTGATTGGCCTGTGCGGTCCGTGCCCGTACGAACCCTTGTCGAGCCCGGTGCAAGGCCAAGACGGACTGTTGTTCGATATTTTTGATCGGTACAAACCGCATGTTAGGCCGAGCCACTGCCTCGCAGATGGCTTCGGCATCAGCAGCATCGTTCTTGTTGGTTTTAACGTAGGGTTTAACAAACTGAGGGGCAATCAAGCGTACGGTATGTCCGAACGATTCTAATTTACGGGCCCAATGATGCGCACTGCCACATGCTTCCATGCCAATAAGGCAGACCGGTAAGGTAGCGAAGAACGTGGCCATCTGGTCGCGTTTGAGCTGTTTTCTTAATACGGTTTGGCCTTGTTCATCAACGCCGTGCAGTTGAAAAACGTGCTTTGCCAGATCGATACCCAGTGTCGTAATCTTCATGATGGACGCCTCGCTCGGTTCAAGTGGTTGGTGCTACGCCCACTTTGGCACATAGGATGCCGGTGCGGGTAGGGGCGTCCATCCCATTGGACCAAGTACAAGCGCCCGGCTCAAGCAGCAGGATGCTTGCATCCCTACGCTCTCTCTTGCCTGCGGCAAGCAGTCTGACTCGCCCTGCCAGCCCCCCAGGGCCTGAAGCGGCTTGCAGCGGAGCAAATGTGCAAGTTTTATAGCTTCAGGGGGTGGGTGGGGGTGTTCCTGTCTTTAGGTCATCGTGTTGATCGACGGCCTCTTCGTGGATCCTCGCATTTGCTTGCGTAGTCATGCCCATCACTAGGCAGGGTGACCAACAGCACAGACGGGCGCAAGCAATTATCTCTGGCATCCGTTGAAACACAGCGTTCGCCCACCTGTCCGGACCTTATCCTTTAAATCTAAATCAAATCGGGGTTTTCCCTGCTTTTGCGGCTTCTTGCGCTTATTGGCTAGGTGCTGCGCAAAGTGGATATACCGGCACAAACGGCACTTCTACCATTGGCCTCATCGTCATACCTAAAAAACAAAAGGAGAACGGACGTGGGGGACATCAATAAAACAATAGCAGCCGTTGTACTGGGAGCAGGCACATTGGGCGCCGGTCCAGCCTATGCCATTGAGGGTAATGGCCTGCCCATTTATCCCGACGGTTTGGAAAATTTCATGAGTGGCGCTCTGCCACCACCCGGTGTTCACTTGCTGATGTACGGCGGTGCCATGCGTTATGACTCGGTACGCGACCAGAACGGCGACAAGTTGCCTATTCCCGACTTCAAAGTGGATGTGGCGATGGTTGCGCCTCGTTTGGTTTGGGTGACGGACCAGCAAGTGTTGGGTGGCCAATTGGCATTTCACGCGCTGGCTCCCTTGTTGACGGTCAAGGCGCAAGCTGCTGGCCAGTCCCAGCGCCGCAGTGGTCTGGGTGATGTGGTGTTTGGTCCTGCTTTGGGCTTTCACCCCAGCGAGAAGATGCACTACATCCTGGGCGTGGACTTTGTGGCTCCGACTGGCCGCTACAAGGTGACCGACAGCGCCAACCTGGGCCGCAACTACTGGGCCATTCAGCCCGCTGCTGCGTTCAGCTACACGCAGCCCAGCGGCATCAACTGGGATTTGAAGATGATGGTGGACTTCAACTTCCGTAATAGCGACACCGAAACCCGCACGGGTAAGGCCATTCACGCCGACTACGCCGTGGGCTGGGGTTTTGGCAATGGTCTGGTGCTGGGGGTGGGTGGTTACGCCTATCAACAGATTGAAAGCGACCGTGGCCCAATGGCTGGCGACAGCAAGGCGCGAGCCTTCGCGATTGGCCCCAGCCTGCGTTACGCCAATGACAAAGGTCTGCTGATTACGGCCAAGTACCAGCAGGATCTGGGTGTGCGTGGCCGTCCGGAAGGAAAACAATTTTTTGTAAAAGTGGCGGTGCCTTTCTAAGGCCCGCGGCAGGAGAGCGACATGAAAGGACTGAAGGATAAGGTAGTCATCGTGACCGGCGGTGCAACGCGTGTAGGCGCGGGCGTGGTCGAGGTGCTGATGGGCTACGGCGCACGTGTGGCCGTATTTGATATTGACGCCGCCGGTGGTCAGAAAGCGGTAGGCAACGATGCCGCCAAAGCCAAATTCTGGGACGTGGACATTACCAGCGATGACAGTCTGAATGCCGCCATCGAGCAGGTCAAGGCGCATTTTGGCCGTGTGGATGGCCTGGTCAATCTGGCCTGTTCCTATCTGGATGAGGGTATGGCTTCCAGCCGTGAAGACTGGCTCAAGGCCTTGGACATCAACCTGGTCAGTGCCGTGCAAGCGGCCAAGGCCGTGCGTCCCTTGTTGCCGCGTGGTGGTTCCATCGTCAACTTCACGTCCATTTCATCGTCGATCGCTCAAACCGGCCGCTGGTTGTACCCGGTCTCCAAGGCTGCCTTGTTGCAACTGACACGCAGCATGGCGCTGGACTTTGCTCCTGATGGTATTCGCGTGAACTCGGTCTCGCCCGGCTGGATCTGGTCGCGCGTGATGGACGAGCTGACGGGGGGCGACCGTGCCAAAACCGACCGCGTGGCCTCGGCATTTCACATGCTGGGACGCGTGGGTGATCCTCAGGAAGTCGGTGAAGTGGTCTCCTTCCTGTTGTCGGACTCCGCCAGTTTCGTGACCGGAGCCGATTACGCCGTGGACGGCGGTTACTCGGCCATGGGGCCCGAGCAAGGTGTACCCGCCATTCCCAAATTGGCTGAATAAGAAAAACCAGGACGCCGCCGGGGTGGCGTCCTTCGCTCCCTCAGAAGGAAAAAAATCATGCGTAAAGTTGCTATTGTGGGCGCTGGCCAAGCTGGCATGCCCGTTGCATTTGGCCTTTTGGCCCAGGGCTACGACGTAGCCGTTTTCACCAACCGTGGTCCTGACGATATTCGTGGTGGCCGTGTGATGTCCAGTCAGTGCATGTTTGCCGAGGCGCTGGACGTCGAGCGCCGCCTGGGTCTGAACTTCTGGGACGACGAATGCCCTCCCGTACAAGGTATCGGTTTTGCCTTGCCCAACCCCGATCAGCCTGACACCAAGGCCGTGGACTGGAGTGCTCGCCTGGATCGTGAAGCCCAAGCCACCGACCAGCGCCTGAAAATGCCGTACTGGCTGGAGCTGTTTGAGCAGCGTGGCGGCAAGCTGATCATGGAAGATGTGGGCGTGGCCGAGCTGGAGCGTATCACCCAGGAATACGATCTGACCATGCTGGCGGCCGGTAAAGGCGAGGTGGTCAAACTGTTCGAGCGTGATGATCAGCGTTCCATGTACGACAAACCCCAGCGCGCTCTGGCCCTGACCTATGTACACGGTCTGGAGCCTACGCCTGAATACTCGCGCGTGTCCTTCAACTTCATCCCCGGTGTGGGCGAATACTTTGTGTTCCCGTCGCTGACCCTGTCCGGTCCTTGCGACATCATGGTGTTTGAAGGCGTGCCCGGTGGCCCGTTGGATCGCTTCCGCGATGCCAAGACTCCCGAGGCTCACCTGGAGCAAAGCGTGTCTTTCCTGCGCGAATTCTTGCCTTGGGAAGCCGACCGTGCCCGCAATGTGGAACTGACCGACGCCCAGGGTTACCTGTCTGGCGCCTTCCCTCCCACGGTACGCAAGCCTGTGTTGACCTTGCCTTCGGGCCGCATGGTGCTGGGTCTGGGCGATGCCGTGGTCGTGAACGACCCCATTACCGGCCAAGGTTCCAACAACGCCGCCAAAGCCGCCCAGGTGTATCTGGACAGCATTTTGCAACGTGGCGAAGGCGCGTTTGACCGTAACTGGATGCAGGAAACGTTCGAGCGTTACTGGGATTACGCCAATCTGGTGGTGCGCTGGACCAACTCCATGTTGAAGCCACCAACCGAGTCCTCGTTTGCCTTGTTGACCTCGGCCCCGCAGTCGCCTGCCCTGGCTCATTTCCTGGCCAACAGCTTTAACCACCCGCCGGTTCTGTTCCCGGCCTGGGAAGATCTGAATGCCGCCCAGGCATTGATCGAGAAGACTCGCGGCCAATCTGTGGCTGCCTGATAGATAGTATTCAAGGAGACGTATCATGACCCCCACCGCAACGCTGCAAGACTCCCCGTCCCAAGCCGCTGACCAGCGGCAGGCCGTGTCTGCCCAAGCGTTGGCAGCCGCTGACGCCAAACCCACACCGTCCAATCTGAATGTGGTCGATAGCCGTGCGTTTCGCCAGGCACTGGGCCATTTTCCAACGGGCGTGGCCATTGTCACCACTCGTTGCCCCGATGGCCGGGCGGTGGGTCTGACCATCAACTCCTTTACCTCCCTGTCGCTGGAGCCGCCTCTGGTGATGTGGAGCTTGGTGAATCACTCGCCCAGTCTGGAGATTTTTGAAAATTGCAGCCACTTTGCCATCAATGTGATCAGCCAGGAGCAAGTGCCCGTGGCCCTGGGTTTTGCCAATTCCCAGGTCAAGGACAAGTTCTCGCTGGTCTCGCATGTGGATGGG is a genomic window containing:
- a CDS encoding EAL domain-containing protein translates to MEHARCVLIVLEEGEGLHYWQEQLRVFGTKTSVVRSLEQVAEARLSQADLLLFPVEAGYVPLMVAKLRNDFGSLGVVAVQSGLSASARVQLLLTGADACLALDVQAPELMAWCHAVRRRNVYAAVDASQAAHETQDHSGQQEWVLRDKGWTLVAPNGVGLELTHSERQLMDAFIRHADARFSREDLMRDKGLAASDSRAVDSLISRLRRKASQAGVALPIKSVHGWGYTFTGKLTAQQEPQDTEIMEFYAPRIEQEAAQPTQMELLRALETLDVLDLQASEALSFSYQLRVSTSTGQYSGVDAQVFWTAPTGLRLSSDLVLRHMPDLIRRQALCEWMLRTLMADVRRWWQEYSLRASHIGLKLPVDMLLPIYKHMPAMLRQFELQPCCVELDLFSDEELEETPELFQALQFLKEQDFQVWLTSTDIENNRLNRLRGWPIRGVKLEAEVIQRACREPTFKALLETGCHLLSEQGFEVVIKGVDNLEQRDLALGLELGHYQGRLTSELMSEDGFLLTLASSEPSFAQGHEASRRLSGSVL
- a CDS encoding methyl-accepting chemotaxis protein yields the protein MMRLGLKQKLWLPLILGLTALAAVFAFVNYQLYQAQMQERKSSLQHIVNIAVNITQDYQQLVSKGVLSKDEAQKQALQRIGSIRFGQEGYVSVLSTDVVSIMNPTRPDLDGQDVSAVVDSNGVHPFAEMSRIARDDGEGFLEYHWPKLTDKSNAPKLAYGKGVAQWDWVLTSGVYIDNIKASFQSNLLSSSVVFLLIIVLVSAVTVFLARQILAELGAEPTVLHGAAQAIADGDLRVAHSLRSIPDNSVMASLEQMRLKLNDVMHTLQHSSAVIADDTSQLSVGNLELSSRTTQQAAALQETASAMEEMTGTVRMSEENAMRAEEVSSQVQKTAQHGGQMVSELVDRMDAIRDSSSKVADITTVINSIAFQTNILALNAAVEAARAGEQGRGFAVVAGEVRALAQRTTASAQEIAQLVEASSDSTREGAKLMGQVGEVIDEMVTGSSQVMTIVHEIAASTREQTIGIEQINVAVGQLDSATQQNAEMVNQVAHTSSELQDQVQELDRLIQAFRLE
- a CDS encoding alpha/beta hydrolase-fold protein — its product is MLRAPVVAVLMVGMFGSAWAATLPSAQGEVQAHEHHERILSLQHNDLVQGSWQHSGDVALELFGPDGQAIRHWADEPGRDGSFGFIASTAGEYRLRVLGQGEYQWQVKSVTAPQTPVQAEPLQGDVIRQWSMRLRAGESSRGFWDYVQRVGSPLVERYSNTHDRVTFVWRGARNEVRLHGGPFSYSDRMHRLGESDIWYITYDLPRDARFAYRMAPDVPYVGQNLAREVLRAALQRDPLNSRALPENSKDLFDGESVLRLTQAPAQVVSLESQQLGQGQWRTERLPSEALGVERQVQIYQPAGTRAQDIDHTLILFDGRDYRDLARAPAMLDSLIAQGRVEPMWLVLVDNPGMAERARELPPNEAYIQFLDTELMPWLQAQGVQSAADKTAIGGSSYGGLAAMHAAWRLPQWFGNVLSMSGSFWWAPAGQARGQWLTRQMADSPAVPVKIYMSAGVFESSGSSRDVSLVQANRHLDDVLRARGYDVRYVESATAHDFVAWRDALALGLEHLFGVEHEEAPAERKR
- a CDS encoding IS110 family transposase, whose amino-acid sequence is MKITTLGIDLAKHVFQLHGVDEQGQTVLRKQLKRDQMATFFATLPVCLIGMEACGSAHHWARKLESFGHTVRLIAPQFVKPYVKTNKNDAADAEAICEAVARPNMRFVPIKNIEQQSVLALHRARQGFVRARTAQANQIRGLLAEFGLIVPQGISHLHTRVPALLEQANQELTGSFRLLILRLLDHLKELDKQVHELERQIKAWHKANEASCRLEKIAGIGPITASALVATIGDAKNFTNGRQLAAWLGLVPKQHSSGGKSVLLGISKRGDQYLRTLLIHGARAVIYRARQAAEPTGWLQRLLQRSHTNVAAVALANKNARIVWALLANQRTFQPDYTPDGS
- a CDS encoding transporter translates to MNKTIAAVVLGAGTLGAGPAYAIEGNGLPIYPDGLENFMSGALPPPGVHLLMYGGAMRYDSVRDQNGDKLPIPDFKVDVAMVAPRLVWVTDQQVLGGQLAFHALAPLLTVKAQAAGQSQRRSGLGDVVFGPALGFHPSEKMHYILGVDFVAPTGRYKVTDSANLGRNYWAIQPAAAFSYTQPSGINWDLKMMVDFNFRNSDTETRTGKAIHADYAVGWGFGNGLVLGVGGYAYQQIESDRGPMAGDSKARAFAIGPSLRYANDKGLLITAKYQQDLGVRGRPEGKQFFVKVAVPF
- a CDS encoding SDR family oxidoreductase, whose protein sequence is MKGLKDKVVIVTGGATRVGAGVVEVLMGYGARVAVFDIDAAGGQKAVGNDAAKAKFWDVDITSDDSLNAAIEQVKAHFGRVDGLVNLACSYLDEGMASSREDWLKALDINLVSAVQAAKAVRPLLPRGGSIVNFTSISSSIAQTGRWLYPVSKAALLQLTRSMALDFAPDGIRVNSVSPGWIWSRVMDELTGGDRAKTDRVASAFHMLGRVGDPQEVGEVVSFLLSDSASFVTGADYAVDGGYSAMGPEQGVPAIPKLAE
- a CDS encoding styrene monooxygenase/indole monooxygenase family protein codes for the protein MRKVAIVGAGQAGMPVAFGLLAQGYDVAVFTNRGPDDIRGGRVMSSQCMFAEALDVERRLGLNFWDDECPPVQGIGFALPNPDQPDTKAVDWSARLDREAQATDQRLKMPYWLELFEQRGGKLIMEDVGVAELERITQEYDLTMLAAGKGEVVKLFERDDQRSMYDKPQRALALTYVHGLEPTPEYSRVSFNFIPGVGEYFVFPSLTLSGPCDIMVFEGVPGGPLDRFRDAKTPEAHLEQSVSFLREFLPWEADRARNVELTDAQGYLSGAFPPTVRKPVLTLPSGRMVLGLGDAVVVNDPITGQGSNNAAKAAQVYLDSILQRGEGAFDRNWMQETFERYWDYANLVVRWTNSMLKPPTESSFALLTSAPQSPALAHFLANSFNHPPVLFPAWEDLNAAQALIEKTRGQSVAA
- a CDS encoding flavin reductase family protein codes for the protein MTPTATLQDSPSQAADQRQAVSAQALAAADAKPTPSNLNVVDSRAFRQALGHFPTGVAIVTTRCPDGRAVGLTINSFTSLSLEPPLVMWSLVNHSPSLEIFENCSHFAINVISQEQVPVALGFANSQVKDKFSLVSHVDGEEGVPLLDDCVATFVCENYRQHEGGDHTLFIGRVVRHTTLTEHEPAVFHRGRFANLTTPSGDR